Genomic segment of Drosophila biarmipes strain raj3 chromosome 2L, RU_DBia_V1.1, whole genome shotgun sequence:
CTGGTCGACAAAGGGCACGTATTTAGGTAACATTTAACCAGCTCTAATGTGTCCAAACTCACCCAGCAGGTAGTTGGGAGCGCCCAGTTCCTTGAGGTACAGGAACAGGAAGCTCTCGATGAAGCCCCAGAAATTGCCGAGCACAAATAGGAAACAAATAAAGGCAATCACATGGGGCATTTTCAGCAGGTTCCACAGATCTCGGAACACATTATCAGCTGGCAGCTTCTCGCCCAGAGGCATCATTAGAACCGACATCGTGGATATTACCAACAGTACATCGTACGTGTAGAAGGCTGCGGAGTAGTCCGTATAGCCCAGGCCCCTCGAGGAGTAATCAATCATGATGCCCGTTATCGGAGAGAATATGGCCATGCCGATGCTGGAGAACAGTCGCTCGCGTCCGAAATCGCCACCATACTTCTCAATCATTGTCAGCGCAATCGGGTCCATGATGGTCACTCCGGCTGACAGCATCGTGGTGGCCAGGAATCTGGGGGATACCCAATCAATTTTAGCATGGGCacaataaattattaagtgaaatgaattgtttttaaaagagGAAAGAATCAAGTGTTTTTCTACTGTAAACGTCTCAAgacatattaaatatattggaAATATCACTCGCGACTTTGAAAAAAAGCTTTGAagactataaaaatattaaacttaaATGCGAAACATAGATTTACCTCTAAGCTTTTTGTCAACTTAAGAAAAAGAAGGAGTCAAGGAAAAATATTCCACtctatttttatagtttaaataattaaataaaaattatatgaaaatttaaataatttaaaacttgCTAGAAAATGTCTCCCGAAACTCACCTCAGCAAGAAGTAAACCCAGAAAATGATCTCATCGGTCTCCTTATAGTCCGGTGGACAGATTTCCGGGGCATTCATGGTAAAAGTACACCGTTGCATCATGCACTTCACAGCTCCGGATCCCAACTGCGTCATATTCGTGCGACGAACCAAGCCGCCACACCTCAGATCCAGGTCGTCCATATCGGTGAGGTTTATTTTACCCCTGTCCAAGTAGTCCTTACCAAATCTCTGCAGAATATCAGTCACCGTCTCGTTGGCATCCTGTTCGATCTCCATGCCCAGTTGCTCCGTGGGATCGGCGAGATCGGGATGCATTTGCAGCATGAAGTATGTGGCGTCGTCATTATCAGAGTGCACCCAACTATTCCAAGGCAACTTCTGCTGACTGCTATCGGTCACTGTTaggaaaaatttaataaataataataaataatgaaattataataagCTTCACCCTTCTTAAAAAGTCTGAACTCCGAGATAGAGTCTATAAGAGGTCCCAACTTTTTAACGTTAATTTAACTCTCCAGTGCATTTGTTTAATGGAGCTGTAATTGTAAGTCATTTTCCCTTTCCATTTTGCCCGCAATGTAATAGTGAGTTTTTCACATAATCGGACAGGCAGTGAAATTGCTTTTGCACTTTTCCTGCACTTTTCTGCACCCCCGAGGAGAGCGAAGCCAGATTCCTACTTGCATTCGTGTCCTGTTGTGTTCTGTTGTGTCCTGGGCCCTGATGTCCTGTGCTGGCCATGCATGACCAATTTCCAATTGTGCCGAGTGTCAAGCGTACAGCCCAGTGTAATGCCATCATGTTTAGTTAGTTATGCACTTTTGTCTGCTGCCGTAGTGCCCCCTTTTTGTGATTTCCAGCCAGGACATTACCAAAGTTTCGGTCTGTTCTCAGTTTTGTTTAGGTGAAATGGGGCAGGAAGAAAGTTTTGCCAACAACTCATTTACTTTTCCCTTATGAGTAGAGCATGAGTGGGGTTTCGCACTTTTGGGATTAGGGAAATCACAGTACGGAACAGAAACATTTCAAGCTAGATTGATTATTTAACATACGAGTATAATATTTGATCTGAGGTATGTACCTCAATTTAGATTTATACATGATTGTTGGCATACTTTCAATGATAGTTATATTAAATAGTCGCAATTTCTTGCCCAAACTTTAAAGCTTAcccattttaaattgaatgaaAAGCCACAATCTTCTTCGTTGCAAAACTAAACTGTTTACCCAAGATATTATCCCAAGTGAAAGCACTCTCTTTCCCATCCCCattggaaatattttcattttactcCCCTATCTATTTTCCCATACCTAGTGACAAGCTGCCGCCCACTTTTAATAATGTGGAATAAGAACGCCTCTCAGTGAAGTTTTTTTTCCGGAGAATTGGAAAAAAGTTTCCCCGTAAACTTTGGCTCCCCACAAAACGTCAGGCTTTAATGACAACCACCAGCCACCGTACTCGCACGCACTCAGACAGGTTGAattatacttattttttgtagtttcATAGAGAGTCGACTCGGTCTTTGGCTTTTATGGAGCAAGTTGTTCGTGGCATTTCTGCTCCTGCCACGGCTCCTGTTCCCGGTTGGCAGCTCACAAAAGACGGAAAAACAAactaataaaagtaaaacacaCGGACAGGACAGGAACACGGACACGGACACGGGCCAGGATACGGACACGGATACGGACATCGACACGGACACGGACGGAGTATATGGATATCAAAAAATGGCTGGGGAGAGCATAGGAGGGCATTGCAAGTCGACAACAAGTAAACTGAGTGGAAGAACAAAGGACCAACTACATAGAAGCAACTTGCAATCCTAcactttaaaagtattttcctAATACCTTTGAAAAAGGGTTTAGAAAAGATGTAAAAATAAGATGTGTGAAGCTTTTTCAAACCAAACGGACGTTGGTTTGACGATTGCACTAGTTAGttacttaataaataaataaaaattaataaaaaataaataactggacatatatttttttgagtgcacGTCCAACTGCCCATGATAATAACGCTGTGGTCAGTCGGTGGTTGCGCAAGGGGAGTCCACTGTGGACGGGTTCATCACGTCACTTACAATTCAATCCCTGCATGGACATGGCTGACAGTTCGGCTGACGATGACTGGCCGGGCTCCAGACTCCGACCCAGGCCCACCTCCTTCAGCTGGGACATTGGCGGGAACATGGTCGATGACATATTAAGTACTTCTTGGTATCTGCTCCTCGTTTGCGTTGCGAATAATGCTGGCAATGATGACGCCGGCGATGCGGTGGTCGATGTGGTTGGGGCCGGCGACGAGCTCGATTCGGAGGAGGAGGGTTCAATTGTGGTCGTCCTTGCTGTGGTTGCTGTTAGCTGGGGTCTCTGGGTGGTCGACGTGGTGGCCGGGCGGACGTCGTACGCCGGGTTATTCGTGTAAAGCTGTGGATTAACTTGCTCCTGCATCAAACAATAGTCGACGCACTGATGCACGGCCAATTCCAGCTCCGGTTCCTCCGGACACTCTCGACTCGGACACGGAGACCACCAGACCTGCGGAGAAAAATGCGGAGTGAAAAGACAAAGGAATGTATTGGAAATTAGAATTGGGTAAAGGATTTGTGCAAACGGTTGGAAAGCCAAAGCATGTCGAACAGAAACTTCAAATATCCCTGGACACATGCTCGGACTCCTTACATCGATTGTTTAAGCCGGTTGTAAGCTTGCTTCCTGGGAATCGCTCTAAAATGGTATTATTGTAACTAATAGAATGTGTAAAAGGAAGCTTAGCATGGCTTCGacttgtatttgtatttaacacacagttaataaaaatatttgaaggtTTTCCtgaatttaaatatgaatttaaacaggttattcaaaaaacaaataagttcTAACTAATAATACCAAATGTAACATAATTTCcatagttttttcattttttcgaaataatttgattataattttGATTCTAGGAAtcaaatacattaaaaaaaaaaaaggaataacgAATAGTCCTCAGTAGGCCGTaaatattccatcacagctcTCACACTTCAGTTAGCTCAGTTCCCAGTTATCAAGTTATATAGGTAGGTCATACAATCACCAAGGGAAAACTAAGGAAAATCTAGAATGTCTTCTCTGCCGACCAAATCCTGGAGCATTCAGTTACGCGAACTGGTCACCTCGCCCTTTGCCATAATCGCATTGACCTGTGTCCTGGGTTATGTTACCTACATAAAGACCAGGCGTCAGCACGGAACCTACGATGATGAGGACTACGAAAGGGAGGGGCACCGCAAGCTGCCAGCTCCACTGACGGGTCTACGGCTCAATCGAAAGCAGTTGGCCAAGTATAACTCGGAGCGTCCGGACAAGACCTATTTGGTGGCCCTCCTCGACGTGATCTACGATGTGTCCAGTGCAGCCCatgactttggacccggtggtAAATATGCCAAGCTATCGGGAACCGAGGTGACTGGGTTCATAAAGAAACAAGCCTTCTTCGAAATGCGTGACTATGAAACATATTTGACCGAATGGCAAATGATGTTGGAGGATTTCTTCTATCCTGCTGGCAAGCTAATCGATGGTGAAAGGGAAGTGTTCCTCGAGGGTAAAGTTAAAGTGAACAACATGAAGGATATTGAGGAGAAGGACAAGGAAGAAGAGAAAGAACTGACTCAGGAACCAGAAGTGAAACCAGAACTGATTCCAGAACCGATTCCAGAGCTTCCCGACTTGGACTTGGGTCCACCAGATGAGGCTATCAATTCTGACTGCGATTCCCTACGCACTGCCTATGATTTTCCACCAGGACAAGATGATCGTCTTGATGAGCTGAATGATGAAGACGATGAAAAAGATGCTAATGACAAGGAAGATTTCCCTAAAGCTGGCCAGGAGGACAATGATGGCAATGCCCCAACAGATGAAGCTCCCAATCAGACCATCTGGAATGACACAGATGTAACGATGGTGGCCACTTCGTAAATCCCCTCACCTTCACGCATCACCCATCGAAATCCAGCCAAAAGTGGCACTTAACCCATCATAAGCCTCCCATATATGAACTTAAGCCTCAGCCATAATAAcacaaacataaatatatttcggATTTTATGTGTATCTGCATTTGCAGCACTTACACAGCGAGAACCCATCATCAAAACTTTTTTACACAGCTCAAAATTGTA
This window contains:
- the LOC108032577 gene encoding uncharacterized protein LOC108032577 encodes the protein MSSLPTKSWSIQLRELVTSPFAIIALTCVLGYVTYIKTRRQHGTYDDEDYEREGHRKLPAPLTGLRLNRKQLAKYNSERPDKTYLVALLDVIYDVSSAAHDFGPGGKYAKLSGTEVTGFIKKQAFFEMRDYETYLTEWQMMLEDFFYPAGKLIDGEREVFLEGKVKVNNMKDIEEKDKEEEKELTQEPEVKPELIPEPIPELPDLDLGPPDEAINSDCDSLRTAYDFPPGQDDRLDELNDEDDEKDANDKEDFPKAGQEDNDGNAPTDEAPNQTIWNDTDVTMVATS